A section of the Primulina eburnea isolate SZY01 chromosome 1, ASM2296580v1, whole genome shotgun sequence genome encodes:
- the LOC140824931 gene encoding probable inactive receptor-like protein kinase At3g56050 isoform X1, whose translation MEELWRSRSCLMSALAIGCLYLLNLCFCCSLNDEGLALLRVKEKVFSDPYGALSNWKDEVGVENPCSWVGVGCSEGYVVVLNLKDLCLNGTLAPDIGNLVHVKSIILSNNSFSGVVPKELASLKRLEFLDLRYNNFSGHLPCNPHNKFSIGFLLVDNNEFLEKMQPNIYGLQKLSEGQLQDDLLTTAVQTVSCNGLLISWKSEEAKDLSGRKLLQIPSRRTPALRVIFRSPPPQEFGSIQVPPPPHHSQSPPNLAPSPPPSPAVVVPSPSPSPDIHISPPSLATPEEEPSTSSQNSLTKSHLGVVLLASIGGPLLILLLVGGILFFHFNKMATVNPWRTGLSGQLQKAFVTGVPKLKRSELVAACEDFSNVIGSSSVCNLYKGTLSNGVEIAVVSTVVASAKEWSNSLESNFRKKIGTLSKVNHKNFVCLLGYCVEEEPFTRMMVFEYAPNGTLFEHLHIREAEHLDWATRLRIAMGVAYCLEHMHQLTHPLAHRNLTSSSVYLTEDYAGKVSDFIYQNEGNLDKIEPNTQSNVYSFGVVLFEMMTGRLPYSVGGDSLENWASDYLRVQALREVVDPTLRTYHEEQLQVIGNVIKMCTNPEPRRRPSMQEVCMMLREVTEIGPDGAVPKISPLWWAELEILSTEAN comes from the exons ATGGAAGAGCTATGGAGATCTCGAAGTTGTCTCATGTCGGCATTAGCTATTGGCTGTCTGTATCTGCTGAACTTATGCTTTTGCTGCTCTCTCAATGATGAAG GTTTGGCCCTGCTAAGGGTCAAAGAGAAGGTGTTTAGTGATCCATATGGGGCTCTGTCAAATTGGAAAGATGAAGTTGGAGTGGAGAATCCATGTTCTTGGGTTGGAGTTGGATGCTCTGAAGGATATGTTGTGGTTTT AAACCTGAAAGATCTGTGTCTAAATGGTACTCTGGCACCAGATATAGGGAACCTCGTTCATGTGAAATCTAT aatTTTAAGCAACAATTCGTTTTCTGGTGTCGTCCCCAAAGAGCTTGCAAGTTTGAAACGATTGGAGTTTTTAGACCTCAGATATAATAACTTCAGTGGACATCTTCCTTGCAATCCTCACAACAAATTCTCGATAGGATTTCT ttTAGTGGACAACAACGAGTTCCTTGAAAAAATGCAACCCAATATTTATGGACTTCAAAAGTTATCTGAAGGTCAATTACAGGACGACCTTTTAACCACTGCTGTGCAGACAGTATCATGCAATGGTCTGCTAATCTCATG GAAGTCAGAGGAAGCGAAAGATCTGTCAGGGCGAAAATTATTACAAATTCCTTCCAGACGTACACCGGCCTTGAGAGTTATTTTCCGATCTCCACCTCCACAAGAATTTGGAAGCATTCAAGTACCTCCTCCCCCTCATCATTCTCAGTCCCCGCCGAATCTAGCTCCATCTCCACCTCCATCTCCTGCAGTAGTTGTACCATCCCCGTCACCTTCTCCTGATATACATATTTCTCCACCTTCATTGGCCACCCCTGAAGAAGAACCTAGTACATCGAGTCAAAATTCCTTGACGAAGAGCCATCTAGGTGTGGTACTGTTAGCATCCATTGGAGGTCCTTTGTTGATTCTTTTGTTGGTCGGCGGCATCTTATTTTTCCATTTCAACAAGATGGCTACTGTAAATCCTTGGAGAACAGGATTAAGTGGACAACTTCAGAAGGCATTTGTGACTG GTGTCCCAAAGCTTAAAAGATCTGAACTTGTGGCTGCCTGTGAAGATTTCAGCAATGTTATTGGTTCTTCATCGGTTTGTAATCTATACAAGGGTACATTATCTAATGGAGTAGAAATTGCAGTCGTTTCTACTGTGGTGGCATCTGCAAAGGAATGGTCAAATAGTCTGGAATCCAACTTTAGGAAAAAG ATTGGCACTTTATCGAAAGTGAATCACAAAAATTTTGTTTGCCTACTTGGATATTGTGTGGAAGAGGAGCCTTTCACAAGAATGATGGTCTTTGAATATGCCCCCAATGGAACTCTTTTTGAGCATTTACACA TTAGAGAAGCAGAGCACTTGGACTGGGCTACTCGACTGAGAATAGCAATGGGTGTTGCGTACTGTCTCGAGCACATGCACCAATTGACACATCCATTAGCCCACAGAAACTTGACATCATCATCCGTGTATCTAACCGAAGATTATGCTGGCAAAGTGTCCGACTTTATCTACCAAAATGAAGGAAATTTAGACAAGATTGAACCCAATACACAAAGTAATGTCTACAGTTTTGGTGTCGTATTATTTGAAATGATGACTGGTAGGCTGCCATACTCAGTTGGTGGTGATTCACTCGAGAACTGGGCATCAGATTATCTCCGAGTTCAAGCTCTACGAGAAGTTGTCGATCCAACTTTAAGAACTTATCATGAAGAGCAACTTCAAGTCATTGGAAATGTGATCAAAATGTGTACTAATCCAGAACCTAGGCGAAGACCGTCTATGCAAGAAGTGTGCATGATGTTGAGGGAGGTAACGGAGATTGGACCAGATGGAGCGGTACCGAAAATTTCGCCTCTTTGGTGGGCAGAGCTTGAGATTCTGTCAACTGAGGCTAATTGA
- the LOC140824931 gene encoding probable inactive receptor-like protein kinase At3g56050 isoform X2 → MEELWRSRSCLMSALAIGCLYLLNLCFCCSLNDEGLALLRVKEKVFSDPYGALSNWKDEVGVENPCSWVGVGCSEGYVVVLKSEEAKDLSGRKLLQIPSRRTPALRVIFRSPPPQEFGSIQVPPPPHHSQSPPNLAPSPPPSPAVVVPSPSPSPDIHISPPSLATPEEEPSTSSQNSLTKSHLGVVLLASIGGPLLILLLVGGILFFHFNKMATVNPWRTGLSGQLQKAFVTGVPKLKRSELVAACEDFSNVIGSSSVCNLYKGTLSNGVEIAVVSTVVASAKEWSNSLESNFRKKIGTLSKVNHKNFVCLLGYCVEEEPFTRMMVFEYAPNGTLFEHLHIREAEHLDWATRLRIAMGVAYCLEHMHQLTHPLAHRNLTSSSVYLTEDYAGKVSDFIYQNEGNLDKIEPNTQSNVYSFGVVLFEMMTGRLPYSVGGDSLENWASDYLRVQALREVVDPTLRTYHEEQLQVIGNVIKMCTNPEPRRRPSMQEVCMMLREVTEIGPDGAVPKISPLWWAELEILSTEAN, encoded by the exons ATGGAAGAGCTATGGAGATCTCGAAGTTGTCTCATGTCGGCATTAGCTATTGGCTGTCTGTATCTGCTGAACTTATGCTTTTGCTGCTCTCTCAATGATGAAG GTTTGGCCCTGCTAAGGGTCAAAGAGAAGGTGTTTAGTGATCCATATGGGGCTCTGTCAAATTGGAAAGATGAAGTTGGAGTGGAGAATCCATGTTCTTGGGTTGGAGTTGGATGCTCTGAAGGATATGTTGTGGTTTT GAAGTCAGAGGAAGCGAAAGATCTGTCAGGGCGAAAATTATTACAAATTCCTTCCAGACGTACACCGGCCTTGAGAGTTATTTTCCGATCTCCACCTCCACAAGAATTTGGAAGCATTCAAGTACCTCCTCCCCCTCATCATTCTCAGTCCCCGCCGAATCTAGCTCCATCTCCACCTCCATCTCCTGCAGTAGTTGTACCATCCCCGTCACCTTCTCCTGATATACATATTTCTCCACCTTCATTGGCCACCCCTGAAGAAGAACCTAGTACATCGAGTCAAAATTCCTTGACGAAGAGCCATCTAGGTGTGGTACTGTTAGCATCCATTGGAGGTCCTTTGTTGATTCTTTTGTTGGTCGGCGGCATCTTATTTTTCCATTTCAACAAGATGGCTACTGTAAATCCTTGGAGAACAGGATTAAGTGGACAACTTCAGAAGGCATTTGTGACTG GTGTCCCAAAGCTTAAAAGATCTGAACTTGTGGCTGCCTGTGAAGATTTCAGCAATGTTATTGGTTCTTCATCGGTTTGTAATCTATACAAGGGTACATTATCTAATGGAGTAGAAATTGCAGTCGTTTCTACTGTGGTGGCATCTGCAAAGGAATGGTCAAATAGTCTGGAATCCAACTTTAGGAAAAAG ATTGGCACTTTATCGAAAGTGAATCACAAAAATTTTGTTTGCCTACTTGGATATTGTGTGGAAGAGGAGCCTTTCACAAGAATGATGGTCTTTGAATATGCCCCCAATGGAACTCTTTTTGAGCATTTACACA TTAGAGAAGCAGAGCACTTGGACTGGGCTACTCGACTGAGAATAGCAATGGGTGTTGCGTACTGTCTCGAGCACATGCACCAATTGACACATCCATTAGCCCACAGAAACTTGACATCATCATCCGTGTATCTAACCGAAGATTATGCTGGCAAAGTGTCCGACTTTATCTACCAAAATGAAGGAAATTTAGACAAGATTGAACCCAATACACAAAGTAATGTCTACAGTTTTGGTGTCGTATTATTTGAAATGATGACTGGTAGGCTGCCATACTCAGTTGGTGGTGATTCACTCGAGAACTGGGCATCAGATTATCTCCGAGTTCAAGCTCTACGAGAAGTTGTCGATCCAACTTTAAGAACTTATCATGAAGAGCAACTTCAAGTCATTGGAAATGTGATCAAAATGTGTACTAATCCAGAACCTAGGCGAAGACCGTCTATGCAAGAAGTGTGCATGATGTTGAGGGAGGTAACGGAGATTGGACCAGATGGAGCGGTACCGAAAATTTCGCCTCTTTGGTGGGCAGAGCTTGAGATTCTGTCAACTGAGGCTAATTGA